The segment TTCAGCTTCCCGCTGATAACGCCTGCATCTTCCTTCATTTCATCTACTACTTGACTCCATTTGGAAGAATTCTCTTCAATCGTTGTTTGAATTTCTTTTGCCTTTTCCTTGATTGCTTCTTTTGTTTCTTCCACTTTCTGTGTACGCTCTTTTTTACCTGCAAGCTGGTCGCTCACAGATATAACAGAAAAGTTCTCTGGCTCCACATACTGAACTGCTTGATCCATGATTGTTTTGAATATTGGTACGACATCTCCTGAGCTTTTACTCTTAAGATAATGCTGATTATCTGTTTTGTCATAGCCGAGCCACATTGCTCCAACTAAGTTTGGCGTATAGCCGACAAACCACTGATCTTTTGTACCAGACAGATTAGCGTTAGCCAATTGTGTCGAACCTGTTTTTCCAGCTATTTCAAAACCGGTTACCTTTGCTCCTTGACCTGTACCTGAATCTATAACATCCAACAGCATGGAGGTCATATTCTCCGCGACAGATTTTGATGTCACTTTAGTCGAATTTGATTGATACTCTGCAATAACATTGCCTGTTGGCCCGACAATCTTAGTAATCAAATGTCCTTCCATCCGAACTCCGTTATTTGGGAATGCAGAATATGCTTCTGCCATCTGCAGCGGGGAAACCCCCTTCGTCATTCCTCCAAGTGCAATCCCTAAGTACTCATCATCCTTTTCATACGGAATTCCGAATCGATCTAAAGCATCGAGTCCTTTATCAAGTCCTATTTTATCCAATAACCAAACTGCAGGAACGTTTAGGGATTTCTCCAGTGCCTCATACATCGGTACATCCCCTTGGTAGGTTTTAGTAAAGTTTTGTGGCTCATAGTCACCTTTTTTAAACGGTTCATCCTTCAGAATAGAGGTAGTCTTATATCCTGCTTCTAGTGCCGGTGTATAAACCGCCAACGGCTTCATTGTTGATCCTGGCTGAACCTTAATTTGTGTTGCACGGTTATATCCTCTGAAAACCTGTTCTCCCCTTCCTCCAACAAGACCTCTAATACCGCCTGTCTCAGGGTCAAGCAACACAGCACCTCCTTGTGAAGATGTTCCATCACTGCTTGATGGAAATAAGGAGTCATTCGCAAATGTTTTTTCAAGTGTTGATTGCAGGTTTTGGTCCATTTCTGTATAAATTTTATAGCCTCTTGTTAAAATCTCTTCTTGGGTGAGCCCATATTGTGATATTGCCTCATCTATTACTGAATCAACAAAGTAAGGATAATCTCTATCAATGAACGAGCCTCCGCCGTCTTCCAGCACAATCTTTTCATCAATCGCTTTTTTATATTCAGCTTCCGAGATTACTTTTTCCTCCTTCATCTTGCCAAGCACTACATTTCGCCGCTTAATCGCACCTTCATAATTTTTATACGGATCAAGAGCAGACGGCGCTTGGAGCAAGCCCGCAGTCAGTGCTGCTTCGCTTATAGAAACATCCTTGATGTTTTTGTTATAGTACTTTTTAGCTGCTTGATCTATTCCCCATGCACCGCTCCCAAAATATACGTGGTTAAGATACATTTGGAGAATTTCATCCTTGCTGTAGTGCTTCTCTATTTCCACAGCTAAAAATAATTCTTCTGCTTTTCGTTTATATGTCTGTTCAGAAGATAACAGGGCATTTTTGGTAAGCTGCTGTGTGATTGTGCTGCCTCCGCCCGTTATACTGCCAGCAAGAAGGTTCTTAAAGAATGCCCGTGTTATTCCTTTTAAATCAAAACCATTATGACTGTAGAATCTTTCATCCTCAATGGAGACTACTGCCCCCGGCACATAGTCTGGCAGATCCTTCAGCTCTATTCCTTCCGTTCTTTCTGTTTTTATTTCCGTCGCCTCATCGCCGTCTTTGTCATAAATGACGGTAGCCTGGCTTAATCCAGCCTTCAACGTACTTACATTTGCTTGGCTTGCCAAATACATGAAATATAATATAGAAACTAGTACAAATAATAGCAATGCTAACAAAAGAATTTGTGTTAAGTGTCTTCTTTTCCAAAACCGCCAGAACATTCCTAGCAGAGATTTGATTTTCTCCATCATTTTACCCTTTCCTTTTCTTCATTCTCTATACTTTCTATTTAGACGTAATATTACCATAAATTGTTGCAGTTCATTCTATAAAAACTATAT is part of the Niallia taxi genome and harbors:
- a CDS encoding transglycosylase domain-containing protein, with the protein product MEKIKSLLGMFWRFWKRRHLTQILLLALLLFVLVSILYFMYLASQANVSTLKAGLSQATVIYDKDGDEATEIKTERTEGIELKDLPDYVPGAVVSIEDERFYSHNGFDLKGITRAFFKNLLAGSITGGGSTITQQLTKNALLSSEQTYKRKAEELFLAVEIEKHYSKDEILQMYLNHVYFGSGAWGIDQAAKKYYNKNIKDVSISEAALTAGLLQAPSALDPYKNYEGAIKRRNVVLGKMKEEKVISEAEYKKAIDEKIVLEDGGGSFIDRDYPYFVDSVIDEAISQYGLTQEEILTRGYKIYTEMDQNLQSTLEKTFANDSLFPSSSDGTSSQGGAVLLDPETGGIRGLVGGRGEQVFRGYNRATQIKVQPGSTMKPLAVYTPALEAGYKTTSILKDEPFKKGDYEPQNFTKTYQGDVPMYEALEKSLNVPAVWLLDKIGLDKGLDALDRFGIPYEKDDEYLGIALGGMTKGVSPLQMAEAYSAFPNNGVRMEGHLITKIVGPTGNVIAEYQSNSTKVTSKSVAENMTSMLLDVIDSGTGQGAKVTGFEIAGKTGSTQLANANLSGTKDQWFVGYTPNLVGAMWLGYDKTDNQHYLKSKSSGDVVPIFKTIMDQAVQYVEPENFSVISVSDQLAGKKERTQKVEETKEAIKEKAKEIQTTIEENSSKWSQVVDEMKEDAGVISGKLKDKWNEIMGQ